The Rhodothermus marinus DSM 4252 DNA segment CGGCGTGCGGCCGGAAGCCTACGAACCGGACCCGGAGCGACGGCGCGTCTACGACGAGCTTTTTGCACTTTATAAGAATTTGCACGACGCCTTTGGGGTATCCGGCGTCGAAATGGATCTTTATCCAGTGATGAAGCGCTTGCTTCAAATCCGTGACGAGGTATGGCGTTCGAAAAACTGAAGGCGGCGGTCTGGAAGACGAACCGGGACATCGTGCGGAGCGGGCTGGTGCAGCTCACCTGGGGCAATGCCAGCGGGGTGGATCGCCAGGCCGGCGTCATGGCCATCAAACCCAGCGGCGTGGACTACGACCGACTGCGGCCGGACGACATGGTGATCGTCGAACTGGAAACCGGCCGCGTGGTGGAGGGCACGCTGAAGCCCTCGACCGACACGCCCACGCACCGCTACCTGTACCTGGCGTTCGAAGAAATCGGCGGCATCGTGCACACGCATTCCCGACATGCGGTGGCCTGGGCCCAGGCGCGCCGACCGATCCCGTGCCTGGGGACGACCCATGCCGACCATTTCTACGGAGAGATTCCGGTTACGCGACCGTTGCGGCCGGAAGAGGTCGCCGAAGCCTACGAGCACCAGACGGGCGTGGTGATCGCCGAGTGCTTCCGGGAGCGCGGGCTCGATCCGCTGGAGGTGCCCGGCGTGCTGGTGGCCGGGCATGGCCCTTTTGCCTGGGGTGAAACCCCGGAAAAAGCGGCCGAAAACGCGCTGGTGCTCGAACTGGTGGCCGAAATGGCCCTCTACACCTGTCAGCTCAATCCCGAAGCGCCCGTGCTCGAGCGGTACGTGCTGGACAAACACTTCCGGCGCAAGCACGGAAGCCAGGCTTACTACGGACAGCGATAGACTCCTTCCCCAACGAACCTTCTGGAGCCCTATGACGGTACTGGACTGGTTAATCGTGGCGGCCTATTTCGCGATCCTGGCCGGGATCGTCTGGTGGTCGGCCCGCCGCGTCAAGACCACCACGGACTATTTCCTGGCCGGCCGCGACGTGGGCTTTTTCGTCATCGGCGCCTCGATTTTCGCTTCGAACATCGGCTCGGAGCACATCGTGGGGCTGGCCGGAAGCGGTGCGGCCAACGGCCTGGCCCAGGCGCACTGGGAGCTGCACGCCTGGATTCTGGTGCTGCTGGCCTGGGTGTTCGTGCCGTTTTACTACCGCTCGGGCGTTTTCACGATGCCGGAGTTTCTCGAGCGGCGCTTCAACAGCCGCGCGCGCTGGATTCTGGCCGTGGTGTCGCTGACGGCCTACGTGTTCACGAAGGTGTCGGTGACGGTCTATGCGGGGGCGCTGGTGTTTCGGACGCTGCTGGCCGACGTGTTTGGTTCGCCGGACCAGGCGTTCTGGGTGGGGGCGATTGCGACGGTGCTGGCCACGGGGATTTACACGATTCTGGGGGGGCTTCGGGCGGTGGTTTACACCGAGGTGTTGCAGACGGGGTTGTTGATTCTGGGGAGTGTGTTCATCACGGTGTTCGGACTTTCGGCGCTGGGGGGCTGGGGCGAGCTGCGGGAGGTGGCGCGCCTGCAGGGCGAGCAGTGGGCCCTGTGGCGCTCGAACAGTGATCCGGTGTTTCCGTGGCTGGGCGTGATGATTTCCTCGCCGATCGTGGGCATCTGGTACTGGTGCACGGACCAGTACATTGTGCAGCGGACGCTGGCGGCGCGTTCGCTCAAGGATGCACGTCGGGGCGCGCTCTGGGGTGGTTTTCTGAAGGTGTGGCCGGTGTTCATTTTTCTGGTGCCGGGGATGATCGGCTATGCGCTGCACCAGAAGGGGTTGATTCACATTCCGACGGACGCCACGGGGAAGATTCAGGGCGACATGGTCTTTCCGACGCTGGTGGCGGAGTTGTTGCCGCTGGGCCTGCGTGGGCTGGTCGTCGGCGGCCTGCTTTCGGCATTGATGTCGTCGCTTTCGTCGCTGTTCAATTCGTGCGCGACGCTTTTCACGGTGGACATTTACGAGAAGCTTCGTCCGGGTCGCCCGGAGCCGGAGCTGGTGCGTGTGGGACGGATTGCGACGGCGGTGGTGGTGGGGCTGGGCTTGCTGTGGATTCCGATCATGAAGGTGATGGCCGAGTCGAAGGCGGGGTTGTACGACTATTTGCAGAACGTGCAGGGTTTTCTGGCGCCGCCGATCACGGCGGTATTTCTGCTGGGATTGGCCAGTCGTCGCATCAATGCGAAGGGTGCGGTGTGGGGGCTTGGTGTTGGTTTTGTGCTGGGGCTGTTGAAGTTGACGTTGCAGTCGATGGTGCAGAACGGGGCGCTGGATCCGAATACGCTCCTGGGCGCAATCGGTGCGTTTAATGGCTATTACTTCTCCGGACTGTTATTTTTCGTGAGCGTGGCGATTGTGGTGGGTGTGTCGTTGCTGACGGAGGCGCCGCCGGAGGAGAAGGTTCGGGGGTTGACGTTTGGTACGGTGTCGGCGTCGGACCGGTCTGAGAGTCGGAAGACGTGGGACTGGCGGGATGTGACGTTGACGGTGGTGGTGCTGGGGCTGGTGCTGGCGATTTATCTGTACTTCTCCTTCTGGGTGTAACCTGAAAGACATAAACCAGAAACCATGCAGGAACAGAAGGCGACGGAGGCGATTCGGGAAACCGACTTTTCGCCGGGTGAACTGGACAATCTGTGCATCAATACGATTCGATTTCTGGCCGTCGATGCCGTCGAGCAGGCGAAGTCCGGCCATCCAGGCATGCCGATGGGCGCGGCGCCAATGGCCTACGTGCTCTGGACCCGGCATCTGCGGCACAATCCGCGCGATCCGAAGTGGCCGAACCGGGATCGGTTCGTGCTTTCGGCCGGTCATGGCTCGATGTTGCTCTACGCGCTGCTGCACCTGACCGGCTACGACCTGCCCATGGAGGAGTTGCAGCGCTTTCGTCAGTGGGGATCGCGCACGCCGGGCCATCCGGAATACGGGTTAACGCCCGGGGTCGAGACCACGACGGGACCGCTGGGCCAGGGCTTCGGAAATGCCGTCGGGATGGCGATCGCCGAGCAGTATCTGGCGGCGCATTTCAACCGGGACGGATTCCCGCTGTTCGACCATTTCACGTACGTGATCGCCTCCGACGGCGATCTGATGGAGGGCATCTCGCACGAGGCGGCTTCGCTGGCCGGACATCTCGGGCTGGGGAAGTTGATCGTGCTCTACGATGACAACGACATTTCCATCGACGGCTCGACGGACATCACCTTCACCGAGGACGTCGGCGCGCGCTTTGAGGCCTACGGCTGGCATGTGCAGCGCGTGGACGACGGGAACGACCTGGTAGCCATCGATGCGGCGCTTCGGCAGGCCAAAGCCGAGACCGAACGCCCTTCGCTCATCATCGTGCGCACGCACATCGGCTACGGAAGCCCGAACAAGCAGGACACGCCCGCCGCGCACGGCGCGCCGCTCGGACCCGAAGAGGTGCGCCTGACCAAGCGCAACCTGGGCTGGCCCGAGGACAGGACCTTCTACGTGCCGGACGAAGTCTACCGGCACATGCGGCAGGCCGTCACGCGGGGGCAGCAGTGGCAGGCCGAATGGGAGGCGCTGCGCGCCCGCTATCGGGAGGCCTATCCCGCCGAAGCCGCTGAACTGGACCGCTGGCTGAGCCGGCGGTTGCCCGAAGGGTGGAGCGAGGGACTCCCGACCTTCGAGGCGGGCAAGGCCGTGGCCACGCGTAATGCCGGCGGCGCCGTGCTCGACGTACTGGCCGCCCGTATTCCCGAGCTGATCGGCGGCTCGGCCGACCTGGCCGAGTCGAACAAGACGCATCCGAAAGGGCGCGAGGCCTTCAGCCGCGACAACCGCAAGGGCGGCTACATCCATTTCGGGGTGCGCGAGCATGCCATGGCGGCCATCTGCAACGGGCTGTCGCTGCACGGACTGCGGGCCTACGCGAGCACCTTTCTGGTCTTCAGCGATTATCTGCGGCCGTCGCTGCGGCTGAGCGCCCTCATGGAGCAGCCGGTCATCTACGTGTTCACGCACGACTCGATCGGGCTGGGCGAGGACGGGCCCACGCATCAGCCGATCGAGCATCTGGCCAGCCTGCGCGCCATCCCGCACGTGGTGGTGCTGCGGCCGGCCGACGCGACCGAGACGGTGGAAGCCTGGAAGGTGGCGCTCGAGCGCGAGGACGGTCCCACGGTGCTCGTACTGACACGTCAGAACGTGCCGGTGCTGGACCGGAGCCGCCTGGCACCGGCCGATGGGGTGCGCCGTGGCGCTTACGTGCTCAAAGAAGCACAGGGCGCGCTGCAGGCGATCCTGCTGGCTTCGGGCAGTGAAGTGCATGTGGCGCTGGCGGCCGCCGAACAGCTCGAAGCCGAAGGCATCGGCACGCGCGTCGTCAGCGTGCCTTCCTGGGAGCTGTTCAAAAAGCAGGAGGCGGCCTATCGGGAATCGGTACTCCCGCCGGAGGTGACCGTGCGGGTGGCCGTCGAAGCCGGGGTCGGACAGGGATGGGAGCAGTTCGTGGGGTGCCGGGGCCGCATCGTCAGCATCGAGCGCTTCGGCGCTTCGGCCCCCGGCAAGGTCCTGTTCGAAAAATTCGGCTTCACGCCCGAGCGGGTGGCCAGTGAAGTGCGTGCGCTGCTGGCGCAGAACCATTGAACTTGATCAAGCGTAAGCTTTGAAAATACAGGATTAAAAAACGAAAGGGAACCATGAAATTCTTTCTGGACACGGCCGACCTGGACGAAATCCGTGAAGCGGCGAGCCTGGGCATTCTCGATGGCGTCACCACAAACCCCACGCTGATCCGGAAAGCGGGCGCCCGTGATTTCCACGAGCATATCTACCAGATCTGCGAGCTGGTCGAAGGCGACGTGTCGGCCGAGGTGACGGCCACGGACTACGAGGGCATGTTGCGCGAAGCGCGGGAACTGGCCCGCATCCACGAGCGCGTGGTCGTGAAGATCCCGCTGATCGCCGAAGGCATCCGTGCCATCAAGACGCTGACGGAGGAAGGCATTCGCACGAACTGCACGCTGTGCTTTTCGCCCACGCAGGCACTCGTGGCGGCCAAGGCCGGAGCGACCTACATCAGTCCGTTTGCCGGTCGCCTCGACGACGTGTCGTCCGACGGCATGCACGTGATCGAGCAGGTGGTCAAGATTTATCGGAACTACGGTTTCAAGACGCAGGTGCTGGCCGCCTCGCTGCGCCATCCGATGCATGTGCTGCAGGCGGCCCTGATGGGTGCCGACGTGGCCACCATGCCCTTCAGCGTGATGATGCAGTTGCTCAAGCACCCGCTGACGGATGTGGGGCTGGAGCGCTTCCTGAAAGACTGGGAAGCCTACCTGCAGGCAAAGCAGGGCGTGCAGACGGCCTGACCCGGTTTTACTGGTACAGAAAAATCGAAAAAAGCTCCGGCCCGGTGCCGGAGCTTTTTTGTAATACGATTTCCGGGAAATCATAGTGCATGTGAGAAAGCACGGGCGCACACGGCGGTGCGCCCCTACAGATCCTTGACGTTTTCTCTATCCCGTAGGGGCGGACCCCTGTGTTCGCCCGATCATACCCGCCGGCTCACGTCAGGGCACATGTGGCGTTGCGCCATCGGAGTACCGGTGACTTGGCGATCACATATGATCCCTGTTCCCTGAGGACACAAGAGGGCCTGCGCTACTCCGGACCGTGCGTTTTTTATGATGGGTGGGCCTTGACTTAATTTTGAATAGCTGCTATTTTTGGCGAAACGATTCGATTTTAGAATTGAATCGTTTTGAAATGAGAAAGCTGTGAAAAAATCAGGACCTGTAGGGGACTGCGCGTGTTTTTGCGTCCACCATCTTAGAAGCAGCTATGCGAACGTTCTGGCTCGTGCTCTGCGGGGGGCTGCTGTTTGGTTGTCAGCCTTCGTCCAACGAAACCCCTTCGCCTGTGGAAGCGACAACGGTAACCGTCACCGAGGAATCGTTTGGCCAGTTGCCCGACGGACGGCCTGTCACGCTTTTCCGGCTACGCAATGCCAGCGGGATGGAAGTCGAAGTCCTGAATTACGGGGCGATCATCCGGGCCATTCGGGTGCCCGATCGCGAGGGGAACCCGGGCGATGTGGTGCTGGGCTTCGACAGTCTTGCAGCCTATCTGCAACCCCATCCTTACATCGGGGCAGTGGTCGGTCGCTATGCCAACCGCATCGGCGGGGCCCGCTTCGTGCTCGACGGCCAGACCTACGAGCTGGCGGCCAACGATGGCCCCAACCACCTGCACGGCGGGCTGAAAGGCTTCGACAAAGTGCTCTGGGAGGCTGAGCCGTTCACGAATGGGAACGAAGCCGGTGTGCGCTTGACGTACGTGAGTCCCGACGGTGAGGAGGGCTATCCGGGCACGCTGCGGGCGACGGTTACCTACACGCTGGCCGATTCGAACGCGCTCGTGATCGACTACGAGGCGACCACCGACAAACCCACCATCGTCAACCTGACGCAGCATGCCTACTTCAACCTGGCCGGTCGCGGGGACATCCTGAACCATGAACTGCAGCTCTTTGCCGATTTCTACACGCCGGTAGACGAGCGGCTGATTCCTACCGGCGAAATATGCCCGGTGGCGGGCACGCCGCTGGACTTTCGCACCCCGCAGCGCATCGGTGCGCGCATCGACGCCGACCACGAGCAGATCCGTCGCGGCCGTGGCTACGACCACAACTTCGTGCTGCGCCACACCGAACGCGGCGCGCTGGAGCTGGCCGCCCGCGTCTACGAGCCCACCACCGGCCGCATCATGCGCGTCTACACCACCGAGCCGGGCATTCAGTTCTACAGCGGTAACTTCCTGGACGGCTCGCTGACCGGCAAAGGCGGCATGGTGTACGCCCGGCGCACCGGCTTCTGTCTGGAGACGCAGCATTTTCCGGATTCACCCAACAAGACGCATTTTCCGTCACCGGTGCTGCGTCCGGGTGAGACCTACCGCTCGCGTACGGTTTACGCCTTCGACGTGGCCGAGTAGTGCATCGCACAGGTTTCGTCTATTCGCCTTCAACACAATCCGAGCATCGCCATGCGTGGACTGTTTTCGAAAGGGCTTTTGCTGCTGATCGTGCTGGCCTGCACGGGCAGCGTCTTGCAGGCACAACCGACGCACCGGCTCGTCATTCACGCGGATCAGGGTCGGGTGCAGATCAGCCGGCACATCTACGGGCATTTTATCGAACACCTGGGCTACGGCATCTATGGCGGTTTCTGGCAGCGGGACGCGCAGGGGCGCTGGCACCTGCGGCAGGACATTGTCGACGCGCTCCGGCGCATTCGCATCCCGAACCTGCGCTGGCCGGGCGGCTGCTTTGCCGATCTGTACCACTGGAAAGACGGCATCGGTCCGCAGGAGCAGCGCCGTCCGATCCTGAATGCCTTCTGGGGACAGGTGGTCGAGGATAACAGCTTTGGCACGCACGAATTCATGGCGCTGGTCGAAGCACTGGGCGCCGAGCCCTACATCGCCGGGAACGTGGGCAGCGGCACGCCCCGCGAAATGGCCGAATGGGTCGAATACCTGACGGCCGAAGACGGTCCCATGGCCCGCCTGCGCAAACAGAACGGCCGGGAACAGCCCTGGCGTGTGCCCTTCTGGGGCGTGGGCAATGAAAGCTGGGGCTGCGGCGGCAACATGGATCCTGAGTACTATGCGGACCTCTACCGCCGCTTTGCCACCTACCTGTTCAACTATGGCGGCAATCGGCTCTACAAAATTGCCGCCGGGCCGGCCGATGCCGACACGACCTGGACCAGCGTGCTCATGCGCGACGTCTTCCGTCGCAATCCCGGGCTGATGCAGGGCATTTCGGTGCACTATTACACCTGGATTTCGAAAACGGGCCGCTGGAACGATAAAGAACCGGCCACCGGCTTTGACGAGTGGGGCTGGTTCAAAGGCTTGCAGAAAGCGCTCTTTCTGGACGAAGTGCTGCGCCGGCACGAAGCCGTCATGGATCGCTACGATCCCGAAAAGCGGGTGGGGCTGATCGTGGACGAGTGGGGCATGTGGCATGCGCCCGAGCCCGGCTCGAACCCGGCCTTTCTGGTGCAGCAGAACACGCTGCGCGACGCGCTCGTGGCGGCCGTTTCGCTGAACATCTTCAACCACCACGCCGAACGCGTCAGGATGGCCAATCTGGCGCAGACGATCAACGTGCTGCAGGCACTGATCCTCACGCGAGAAGGCGAGGAAACGATCGTGCTGACGCCCACCTATCACGTGTTCGACCTCTACAAAGAACATCAGGACGCGACGCTATTGCCTGTCGAGCTGGAGGCCGGGGAATACCGCTACGGCGACGAGGCCATTCCGGCGCTGAATGCTTCGGCTTCGCGCAATGCGGAAGGGGCCGTGCATCTGACGATTGCCAATCTGGACCCGCACCAGGAGCGGGTGGTGCAGGCCCGACTGGAGGGCATCCAACCGGCCCGCGTGGAAGGACGTGTGCTGACCGCCGAGGCAATGGATGCGCACAACACGTTCGAAGCGCCCGACCGGGTGCGACCGGTCGCCTTCACCGCCTACCGTGCCGTGGGCGATGGCGTCTATGAGCTACGCCTTCCGGCCAGGTCGGTCGTGGCGCTCACTTTCTATCCGCGCTGAGATGCGGCGCGTGTCGCTGTGGTTGACGCTGGCGCTGCTGGCGGCAGCCGCCTGTCGGCCATCCACGGAGCGCTCGCTTTCCAGCCCGGACGGACAGCTCACCGTACAGGTGTGGCTGCAGGATGGACGCCTCTTGTATCAGGTGTGGCGCCAGGGACAGCCCGTATTGGAACCCTCACCGCTGGGGCTGGTCCGATCCGATGCCGACTTTACGGGCGGGCTCCGGCTGGAGGGCGTCAGCCCGGTGCGTCGGGTGGTCGAAACCTACACGCTGGTGGCCGGCAAGCGCCGCGTCAATCGCCATGAAGCGAACGAACGCGTCTACCGGCTGCGCAATGCCGAGGGGCGGCTGCTGGAGGTGGTGTTTCGCGTCGCGAACGACGGCGTGGCCTTCCGCTATCGCTTCCCGGAAAGCGACCCGACGCCCCGGGAAATCCTTGAAGAACGGACCACGTTCGACTTCCCCGACAGCGCGCGGGCCTGGCTGCAACCGCTGGCCGAGCCGAAAAGCGGCTGGCGCCAGACGAACCCTTCCTACGAAGAGTACTACCTGCAGGACATCCCGGTCGGTACGCCCTCGCCCATGGCCGGCTGGGTCTTTCCCGCGCTGTTCCGGGTGGGGTCGCACTGGGTGCTGATTATCGAGGCGGACGTCGACAGTACGTTCTGCGGCGCACGGCTGCGCCCCGAGGCGCCGGGCGGTGCCTATCGGATCGGCTATCCGGACGCCCGCGAGGCCATTCCCGGTCAGGGCCATCTACCGCGCAGCGCGCTTCCTTGGCAGACGCCCTGGCGCGTGCTCGCGGTGGGCGATCTGAAGACGATCGTCGAATCGACCCTGGGCACCGATCTGGCCGCACCGGCCATTGCCGTCGATACCACGTTCATCCGGCCGGGCCGCGCCTCCTGGAGCTGGGCGCTGCTCAAAGACCCTTCCATTACCTATGAGGTGCAGCGCCGCTTCATCGACTATGCGGCCGAGATGGGCTGGGAGTACACGCTGATCGACGTCAACTGGGACTCGACGATCGGCTATGGCCGCATGGCCGAACTGGCCCGCTATGCCGCCACGCGCGGCGTGGGGCTCTGGCTCTGGTACAACTCGTCGGGCAACTGGAACACGACCACCTATCGGCCAAAAAGCCGGCTGCTGACCCGTGCGGATCGGCAGCGTGAATTTGCGCGGCTGGCCGCCATGGGCATTCGGGGGATCAAGGTGGACTTCTTCGGAGGCGATGGCCGCTCGATGATCCGCTACTACCATGAAATCCTGCAGGACGCGGCCGCGCACCGGCTGATGGTGAACTTTCACGGCTGCACGTTGCCGCGCGGCTGGACCCGTACCTATCCCCACCTGATGACGATGGAGGCGGTCCGGGGCTTCGAATTTGTCACCTTCACGCAGGAAGGAGCCGATCGAGAGGCCAACCATGCAGCCATGCTCCCGTTCACGCGCAACGTGTTCGATCCGATGGACTACACGCCCCTGAGCCTTGGTGAAATTCCGGGCGTGGTGCGGCGCACGACGAACGGGTTTCAGCTGGCGCTGACCGTGCTGTTTACGTCCGGCGTCCAGCACTTTGCCGAAACGCCCGAGGGCATGCGCCGGGTGCCTGAGGCGGTGCGGGCGTTTTTGCGAGAGGTACCGGTCGTGTGGGAGGAGACGCGCTTTGTGGACGGCTGGCCCGGTCGGTTCGTGGTGCTGGCCCGACGGGCCGGAGACGGGCGCTGGTATCTGGCCGGCATCAACGGCGAGGCGACGTCGCGGACGGTCACGCTGGATCTATCGTTTCTACAGCCCGGGCAGACCGGCCTGCTCCTGACCGACGGCGAAACCGCACGCGCTTTTCGGATCGACACGCTGCGCTACCAGCCGCCGCTTACGGTCTCTATGCGGCCGAACGGCGGCTTTGTGCTCGTCTGGTCGCCCTGATTCACTTCAGCGGGCGCGTCGAATTCCGCACGACCAGTTGTGCCTGCAAGAAGATGCGCTCGACCGCATCCGAACCGCCCCGTCCATTGGCCCCCTCGATCTGGCGGATGAGCAGTTCGGCCGCTTTGGCACCCATCTCCGTTTTGGGCACGCGCACGGTCGTCAGCGGGATGGGCAGGTATTCGGCAATGGCGATGTCGTCGTACCCGATGATGGAGACCTGGTCGGGCACCTTGATGCCGAGCTGGTGCAGCGCCCGCATCAGCCCGATGGCCACCAGGTCGTTATAGCAGGTGACGGCCGTCGGCGGGTTGTCTCGGTGCTCCTGGAAGTAGGCCAGGCCCTTTTCGTAGCCGTCTTTCAGGCGGGCCCCGGCGTAGACGATCATGTCTTCGCGGAAGATCAGATTCGTTTCACTGAAGGCCCGCCGGAAGCCTTCGATGCGTTCTTCGGTGTGCAGCGAGTAGCGCGGCCCGGCAAAGTGGATGATGCGTTCGTGTCCGCCTTCGATCAG contains these protein-coding regions:
- a CDS encoding L-ribulose-5-phosphate 4-epimerase, with translation MAFEKLKAAVWKTNRDIVRSGLVQLTWGNASGVDRQAGVMAIKPSGVDYDRLRPDDMVIVELETGRVVEGTLKPSTDTPTHRYLYLAFEEIGGIVHTHSRHAVAWAQARRPIPCLGTTHADHFYGEIPVTRPLRPEEVAEAYEHQTGVVIAECFRERGLDPLEVPGVLVAGHGPFAWGETPEKAAENALVLELVAEMALYTCQLNPEAPVLERYVLDKHFRRKHGSQAYYGQR
- a CDS encoding sodium:solute symporter, translated to MTVLDWLIVAAYFAILAGIVWWSARRVKTTTDYFLAGRDVGFFVIGASIFASNIGSEHIVGLAGSGAANGLAQAHWELHAWILVLLAWVFVPFYYRSGVFTMPEFLERRFNSRARWILAVVSLTAYVFTKVSVTVYAGALVFRTLLADVFGSPDQAFWVGAIATVLATGIYTILGGLRAVVYTEVLQTGLLILGSVFITVFGLSALGGWGELREVARLQGEQWALWRSNSDPVFPWLGVMISSPIVGIWYWCTDQYIVQRTLAARSLKDARRGALWGGFLKVWPVFIFLVPGMIGYALHQKGLIHIPTDATGKIQGDMVFPTLVAELLPLGLRGLVVGGLLSALMSSLSSLFNSCATLFTVDIYEKLRPGRPEPELVRVGRIATAVVVGLGLLWIPIMKVMAESKAGLYDYLQNVQGFLAPPITAVFLLGLASRRINAKGAVWGLGVGFVLGLLKLTLQSMVQNGALDPNTLLGAIGAFNGYYFSGLLFFVSVAIVVGVSLLTEAPPEEKVRGLTFGTVSASDRSESRKTWDWRDVTLTVVVLGLVLAIYLYFSFWV
- the tkt gene encoding transketolase, whose translation is MQEQKATEAIRETDFSPGELDNLCINTIRFLAVDAVEQAKSGHPGMPMGAAPMAYVLWTRHLRHNPRDPKWPNRDRFVLSAGHGSMLLYALLHLTGYDLPMEELQRFRQWGSRTPGHPEYGLTPGVETTTGPLGQGFGNAVGMAIAEQYLAAHFNRDGFPLFDHFTYVIASDGDLMEGISHEAASLAGHLGLGKLIVLYDDNDISIDGSTDITFTEDVGARFEAYGWHVQRVDDGNDLVAIDAALRQAKAETERPSLIIVRTHIGYGSPNKQDTPAAHGAPLGPEEVRLTKRNLGWPEDRTFYVPDEVYRHMRQAVTRGQQWQAEWEALRARYREAYPAEAAELDRWLSRRLPEGWSEGLPTFEAGKAVATRNAGGAVLDVLAARIPELIGGSADLAESNKTHPKGREAFSRDNRKGGYIHFGVREHAMAAICNGLSLHGLRAYASTFLVFSDYLRPSLRLSALMEQPVIYVFTHDSIGLGEDGPTHQPIEHLASLRAIPHVVVLRPADATETVEAWKVALEREDGPTVLVLTRQNVPVLDRSRLAPADGVRRGAYVLKEAQGALQAILLASGSEVHVALAAAEQLEAEGIGTRVVSVPSWELFKKQEAAYRESVLPPEVTVRVAVEAGVGQGWEQFVGCRGRIVSIERFGASAPGKVLFEKFGFTPERVASEVRALLAQNH
- the fsa gene encoding fructose-6-phosphate aldolase — encoded protein: MKFFLDTADLDEIREAASLGILDGVTTNPTLIRKAGARDFHEHIYQICELVEGDVSAEVTATDYEGMLREARELARIHERVVVKIPLIAEGIRAIKTLTEEGIRTNCTLCFSPTQALVAAKAGATYISPFAGRLDDVSSDGMHVIEQVVKIYRNYGFKTQVLAASLRHPMHVLQAALMGADVATMPFSVMMQLLKHPLTDVGLERFLKDWEAYLQAKQGVQTA
- a CDS encoding aldose epimerase family protein, which translates into the protein MRTFWLVLCGGLLFGCQPSSNETPSPVEATTVTVTEESFGQLPDGRPVTLFRLRNASGMEVEVLNYGAIIRAIRVPDREGNPGDVVLGFDSLAAYLQPHPYIGAVVGRYANRIGGARFVLDGQTYELAANDGPNHLHGGLKGFDKVLWEAEPFTNGNEAGVRLTYVSPDGEEGYPGTLRATVTYTLADSNALVIDYEATTDKPTIVNLTQHAYFNLAGRGDILNHELQLFADFYTPVDERLIPTGEICPVAGTPLDFRTPQRIGARIDADHEQIRRGRGYDHNFVLRHTERGALELAARVYEPTTGRIMRVYTTEPGIQFYSGNFLDGSLTGKGGMVYARRTGFCLETQHFPDSPNKTHFPSPVLRPGETYRSRTVYAFDVAE
- a CDS encoding alpha-N-arabinofuranosidase → MRGLFSKGLLLLIVLACTGSVLQAQPTHRLVIHADQGRVQISRHIYGHFIEHLGYGIYGGFWQRDAQGRWHLRQDIVDALRRIRIPNLRWPGGCFADLYHWKDGIGPQEQRRPILNAFWGQVVEDNSFGTHEFMALVEALGAEPYIAGNVGSGTPREMAEWVEYLTAEDGPMARLRKQNGREQPWRVPFWGVGNESWGCGGNMDPEYYADLYRRFATYLFNYGGNRLYKIAAGPADADTTWTSVLMRDVFRRNPGLMQGISVHYYTWISKTGRWNDKEPATGFDEWGWFKGLQKALFLDEVLRRHEAVMDRYDPEKRVGLIVDEWGMWHAPEPGSNPAFLVQQNTLRDALVAAVSLNIFNHHAERVRMANLAQTINVLQALILTREGEETIVLTPTYHVFDLYKEHQDATLLPVELEAGEYRYGDEAIPALNASASRNAEGAVHLTIANLDPHQERVVQARLEGIQPARVEGRVLTAEAMDAHNTFEAPDRVRPVAFTAYRAVGDGVYELRLPARSVVALTFYPR
- a CDS encoding glycoside hydrolase family 97 protein; amino-acid sequence: MRRVSLWLTLALLAAAACRPSTERSLSSPDGQLTVQVWLQDGRLLYQVWRQGQPVLEPSPLGLVRSDADFTGGLRLEGVSPVRRVVETYTLVAGKRRVNRHEANERVYRLRNAEGRLLEVVFRVANDGVAFRYRFPESDPTPREILEERTTFDFPDSARAWLQPLAEPKSGWRQTNPSYEEYYLQDIPVGTPSPMAGWVFPALFRVGSHWVLIIEADVDSTFCGARLRPEAPGGAYRIGYPDAREAIPGQGHLPRSALPWQTPWRVLAVGDLKTIVESTLGTDLAAPAIAVDTTFIRPGRASWSWALLKDPSITYEVQRRFIDYAAEMGWEYTLIDVNWDSTIGYGRMAELARYAATRGVGLWLWYNSSGNWNTTTYRPKSRLLTRADRQREFARLAAMGIRGIKVDFFGGDGRSMIRYYHEILQDAAAHRLMVNFHGCTLPRGWTRTYPHLMTMEAVRGFEFVTFTQEGADREANHAAMLPFTRNVFDPMDYTPLSLGEIPGVVRRTTNGFQLALTVLFTSGVQHFAETPEGMRRVPEAVRAFLREVPVVWEETRFVDGWPGRFVVLARRAGDGRWYLAGINGEATSRTVTLDLSFLQPGQTGLLLTDGETARAFRIDTLRYQPPLTVSMRPNGGFVLVWSP